Genomic window (Kwoniella dendrophila CBS 6074 chromosome 1, complete sequence):
GGATGGTTCTGGACTGGTATACTTACTTGATGAAAAGTTGGCTCAAACGAAGGTTGTGATTTTGAAGTCTAGCTTTCTATCAAAAAATGGCTTTAAACTCGTAAGTGATGTTGAAAAACCTCGAATTCGTCGTTTGCTAGGTAGACTCTGGCAGGGAAGCTGCAGTGAAGCATAATCTCAGAGCCAAAGCGAAAATTGTTGAAACCCCCTCACCGTACAAAAATCCCTACTATGAAAAAAGCGTGGCGATTTGGTTGATCGAAATTACCGCTAACTCCGATAATCCATCAAAGTGTGGCAGGCTATATTCTCAGGCACCTTTGTTTACATGTTGTAGAGTATAGTTATCAGCCTCATGCATGATATCTATTTACAGCTAGCTTGAATATGGATATGTTATGACAAATGTATATACTAACGATATATATGTAATTGATCGCTACTGCAATAAATCTCAAATCTCGACCATACTGAAGGCATCCACACAACAGAACTCCTTAAGGGATATGAAACAGTATAACAAATGGGACCGAGTGTCGGTCAGCTTGATCGACCGCTCGTCATACACCTAGcagaatcatcaatcagCTCACATCAATGAATCCTTCACAAAGCACAATTGCACTCACGTATTCCACCTCTTCTTATAATCTCGGAGTTCTTCGCTCTCCTTCTTGAGTTTATCAGCCACCATATCCCACCTCGTCATTTTCTTGTCTTCAGCTACAATTCCATCCTTACAATTATCTGCTTTATTTTCTTTGCAGTCGTCAATGATTTGGACATCTTCGTCCAACGGAATAATGTCAACTTCGATGGTTATCTTGCTTGCGATAGGTGGAGCGAATTCGACTGCGGGGATTATGTCTCAGCTCTAACAGATGCTTTGGTTCAGTGAGGGGAGGAACTTACTTATCGGATCTCGATCCGCAATTTCTAGCGCTTTATCCAGCAAAGCATCCAATTCCAGATAACCTTgattctttaccaccttgacAAACTGTActtcgtcttcatcgtcttccgTGACATCAATTATTTCAATAGGTACTAGCTTCGGATTTTTGATTAGGTCATTATcgatttttgatgatgtatttcCATTGTGCTGAGAGGTAggattttctcttcttttcttgcttctGTTCCATTCATCCTCACTTATTATCTCCAAATCGGCATCTTGGGTGTCTGTGTTCAAACAAATTTCCATCAGGTTTTCGTTGTCCACGTCCTTCTCATCCTCGTCAGAATCGCAATCGATCAGAATTGGATTGTCCCGATTAGTGCCTATGAGATGATTAGATTTTGTGGCTAATGCAGTACTCGTACTGACGGTTGGATGTTCTTGCTGATGCTTAACGCTTCCTACTTGAACAAGTGTCGATTCTGCCTCAGAAGTGATATTGATTGTCAATGATTTGTTATCATCGTGAAGGAATTCAGCCGATACATCAATCATGCTGGTTCCATTTCCGCTGAAAGAACTAGCATGTATGCCTTCCATAGACGATATCTGGACGGTACTGACGATGTCAGGAGATGGATTTGTCGATGGTTCTGGTGTACGGATGACAAGGGGAGTAGATCccgaagatgaagtagaaggtgGAAATAACGAGGGGGTTGTAGGAATTTTGTAACCGGGAGGGCGATTCAGACATTTCTTGGATGAGCAAAGACTACAATACTGGGATTAGCTTTCgaacaatatcaacatctCAATCCTGACAGCTTACCATTGGGTTTTGGCTGTTATTTGAAGACAGATCATTGTTAGTAATCTTTCATACATTATCATCGAAAGGATCTTACAGCACATACCGAATAAGTCCGAGTAGAAGGCAAAGATCTGTTCACCTCGAAGCAAtactttcttccttttcagtTTCCCAATTACGCATCCCACATCAATAATGGAAGTCTCGAAGCACATTTGTCTAGAGAATTGCCAATTTACATTGTTGTTACAACGATGCTGAGCAACGATTGCAGGATATCAGCTGAATCTCTTTCCGTATGAATAGATACACGCATTTTGATTCAATAAAAAAGAACATACATTTATAGCTCTAGCCATACCTAGGCCCAAGCATATAtaatcttgttcttgataaGTTTCATCGAACAATAAATCTTTGTTGAAACCAAGTCCATCTGGATCTCCAATTTCAAGGGGAAAAGTGAATAAAACAAATTCTATACCTCTAACACTGATATCGCCTTTCGATTTTACACCCCATCCAGTACTTTTAGCTCGTTTGTAGGCTGCTGAAGTCGATTTGCCTTTACTTTGACCTTTAAGACCAATAATCGTAGCGGTATCGGATACAGTAGGTTTGACGAAAAGACCAGCTTGGTTATTGAATTCTGGCACAGAACGTAAGTGGACTTGCTTGTTAGATAGTGCTGATAAGAAGTTTGTTTCGATTCTGTTAACGCAATTGGTTgtcaattgaattttcttcaaagagaaggaggaaaaggTATAGTATAGGTAAAAAATGACTAACTTCTCAAGCCAGTAATCCGGAATCTTGTTGCTTGATAACTCTTTCTGAGACGCCGAActatttcaggtaatttagctATTTTTGAATAAGCAGAAGTTTGCGACGACTGACTTACATCAatccaatcatctttattaggGTGTCCTCATTATCGTTCCTCTTTGCTAGTACCTGAAGGAATGTTGGATCAAAAGGCATCCAAGAGAGACGACCACATGAGTTTGCGTACTTACCCCTGTGATTGGGTTGATAAATAGATGCCTTCTATCATAGTACAACTCTGAGGTCGCTCTGATTGGAGGTTTGATCAAACCATCTAATACAGCAAAGAATTCATGAAATATGTGTTCGAATGCGCATAATTGGTGAAGTATATGTATGGCTTCATCGGTGTTCTTGGGTGCTATTGCTAGTTGTGAGCTGGAAGGGTTGCTAGGAGGAGGAGTCAATGAGGAAGATATGGAGGAAAAATCCCTTTTTCGtgctgaagaggaagaggaaggtgaagaggCTGATGAAGCTGAGGTTGACAATTCTCGATATGTATTGGATGCCCTCATGATTATATTAGATGAATATGCGGTATGCAATAAGTCATAGTAAACGGTTGATAGGTAttatatgatagattatcATGATTGATAAAAATGAGTTAGTTGGATGAAGgaggaaaaaggaaagaagaagggaagaaatgatgaaacgATGATAAAATATGCATGTTTTCCTTTCACCCCAAAGAGTCGTTTTCCTTCGAGTTCCTGAAAGTGTAATGTTCGCTGATGAGTGATGGTCTGTAACCTATGAGCATTGCCCCACTCTGTAGTCTGACGatgttttgatggtgaaacgACCCTAAATGATCTCTGAATGGGGAAAAGGCGACttgttgatttaattgaattttcattagTGCTTGATTTTTGGCAACAGAGTCAATCTTGAGATTTTGTCTGACATATATAATACATCCTAAGCAGCAACTAAAACCCAAATATATCATCCATTgtatcctttttcttcttcgtcttaaccttctttttcacctgagATGTGTCATCACCTAGAAGTGCCAACTCATTCTGCTTTTCCGTTGTTTGACTCTTCTTTATTTGTTTGATAGGCCCGTTTATGGCCGAGTCTGTCAACTCAAAGGTTTGTTTATTCTTTGGGTTCTCCGTTTTCTCGAAAATCACGTCCATATCAAGTGgtctcttcttctttttcttctttatgGTATCAACAGTCGAAGGTGTGGAGGAACTTATGACATCAGGTGTCTCCTCCAGCGCTTGGGAAGcttttgatctctttctcATGTCCTCCTCCgcagtatcatcatttgtAATCGAGAAAAGGTGTGAAGATGTTTTGTCCGATCTTTGAGCTGAACGCATATCAGAACTATTATTGCGTGaaaatttaggtgaatttgcaCGTGATTCTGACTTGTCGAGTAAACCTGTAAGTTTAGGTTCAGAAGATGAGGCTGAAGGTGTAGCTGATGTTGATACCATTCGctcaactttttcacctaattccACTTCTACTCCTGAAAGACCCATTTCAGCTATTATATCTTGTTTGTTAGGTTtactttctctttgatccGTTCTGATCCCGTTATCCGCCTTGACATCCCCTTTGGTATTTTTCTgttttaattttgattttgacatGATACCTCCTGAGCTGATCAATCGTTCTAAATCCATACCTAAGCCATTTGCTATATTCAAAGTAATCGTAAACAGTCTAGCATAAATAGCTAAAACACTAGTTTGCAAAGGTAGGAAATGATGTAATTCGATGACTTGAGATGTTAGGCGTTGAGCAGTGAATAACGATTTTATGGTCTATGATTGAATGGACACGAGATCAGCACCTTCTTTCGTCTATTATCGATACTGTGAGAGATGTGATCAAGACGCTTACACAATTGACCAATCGTTCTCCTCGTAATTTCCGCTTCTCCCATTTTTGCTGATCATCACTAGGTGCGTCTTTGATATAAGTGAGTAACGCTTTACCGATCCTCAGTACCTCATACATCCGTCGTAGAAAGAGCTGTGTACGGTGTTGGTCCCTAGCTCTGAGAAGTAAAGTCTGCAGAGATGATAATTCCGTTGAAAGATGAGATGAAACTGATGAGTGTATCTGTATTCGATATAGGGGTGTTGAAGGGCCGCCTAGAGAAGGCGAAGCGGAGGTGGACATCCTGCCTGATTTGAAGGTCATTCACTGTGGTTATATCGATGTCCTCGACATAGCCTGGGCGTAGGTAGCAATCATCAATGAGTGAGTTTATGATCACTTTCTTGAATATCTTGCActtcagaatcaaattcgGTTAATAACAAAAAGATCCTTCTTTTGAACCAAACTTAAATTGATGAGTGATACTTTCCGCTGGAACGGTTGAGAGTGCGAGTCACGTGCTTTGTCGCCTAAGTAGGTTGCCGAAATCAAGAAATCGTACGAGAAAATTACACGAGGAGGACCGTGCGTTTGTTTACATCCGTACAGTAGTACTCGTATATGTACTCGTATATACCACGCGTCCAATAATTTACGTCAATAATATTTGAATTCATCGAAAAATAAAAGTAAATACAATATCTATTGACAAcatcttttttattttcttcatcttgcaTCACAATTACAAGAGGAAGTGTTCTGGATTTGACAATATGGCAGTAACAATGGATGGACCTTCGTCCAACcttagaaagagaaaatcaaacgGTAACCTCAATTCCGATAATATTCTTAATGGAAAATCAACTGCTCTGTTGAAGATCAATGCTATGCCTACTGAACATGGTCAAGAAATGGATAAAAAGTTAGATGAACATCGGGAGTGAGTAACAGTTCAGTCCATTATGTTCAGCTGTCTCTTGAGATCCTAAGATCAATAGCTAATTTCAGCATATCGTAATCTAGATACGAATTTGGTGGTCCAGGTGGTGTTATCGCCATGATGGTTGGATTCCCGCTTCTTATGTGTGAGTGACAGTTGTTACATCTTATACGTTCGGTGTGACTATGGCTGAAAATTACTGCGATGTAGACTACCTTTGGATATGTCTTTGGTACtatcaaggtaaatttgtTTACCCATCATCAGCAAACGACATTCGACCTTTCCTCAACAAGATGGGTCAGCATATCTACGAGGTGAGCTGCACAAAACACGATTTGATCCATAACGTCAGCTGatattcttctctttcaggGAGCATATCCGACCAAATTCGCTTGGGTCACTTATTGTGGTCTCACCGctattcaactttttttcgCTCTTATTCTACCCGGTCTCGCTCAAAATGGTCTTCCAGTTCCCTCATTAGGATACAAAGCCCTTCCTTACCACTGTAACGCACTTTACTCTTGGTACGCCACGTTGATCCTTTCATACGTCTTACACAAGACTGGTGTATATCGATTACCATGGATCATCGAAAACTATGGTCCAATCATGACAGTAGCTTTGATCGTTTCATTTTCAGTATCAATCCTCATCGATGTCTGCGGTAGACTTTTCCATTATGGTGGTAAACCAATGCGATTATCTGGAAATATCATCTACGACCACTTTATGGGTATCACACTCAACCCTAGACTTGGTAGAGTTGATTTGAAAATGTTCGCCGAAGTTAGAGTGCCATGGGTCCTATTGTTCTTAATCTCACTCTCTGGTGTAGTTAAGCAATATGAGGAACTTGGTAGAGTTACCTACAACATGTGGCACATGCTCTTGGCTACTGGTTTATACATGAACGCCTGTGCTAAAGCTGAACACATGATTCCTCAAACTTGGGATATGTTCCACGAAAAATTCGGTTGGATGCTGATCTTCTGGAATATGGCCGGAGTGTGAGTACAGCTGTCCTTCGCAAAGCATCGTTTGAATGAACGCTGATAACACCTTTCCATTGTGACATAGACCATTCACATACTGTTACCCAACCATTTACATGGTTAGAGCTGCGTCATCAACATACGAATTCCCGTTATGGGGTAACATTGCTATGTTCGTTACACTCGTTACATTCTACTACATCTTTGATTGTTCAATGGcacaaaaatcaaacttCAAAATGCACCAACAAGGTGAACATAATCCAAGAAAAGCATTCCCCGTTTTACCTGGATCTGATCTTAAAGATCCATCTTATATCCAAACTAAACATGGTAATAAGCTTTTAACAGGTGGATGTTGGGCATATGCAAGAAAGATTAACTATACTGCAGATTGGATTCAAGCTTGTACATGGGGTTTAACAGCTGGTTTCAATACACCAATTACTTTATTCTAtccaattttctttttagctgTTTTAACACATAGATGTGGAAGGGATTTCGCCAAATGTTCAGTtaaatatggtgaagattgGGATGAATACTGTAAAGTTGTTAGATGGAAGTTTATACCTGGTATCTACTAGACAGATAGATCACATAGAATTAGAATAGAACAGAATATATATAGtgtgaagaagagagataGCGAATAGAGATTTAGCTGCACAATCCTACGGCGAGTCGTATATTAGTCGTCCATGGACATAAGACAAGTTGAATCCCAAGTATATGACTCGTTTAAGCGCACATAGTGTTTCTAGTTTCACAATAGATCTCCATTTATTCCATAGAGACACATGCATTGATACAAATGCGCCGTAAAAACAATGTTTATCTCGTTTTGTCGGTGCGATGCATGCAATGTTTTTAGCACGTATATGTGAACTGAAACCCGAAGTGCCACAATCACTACCCGTGTTATGGGTTATTATGAGTGGGTTCTTGGTGGATTAGGCCGATAAATCGGGGATTGAATCCAAAACATGGTGATGTTCTGGTACACACCATTAAAAGTCACGTCGTGTCACTGTAGAGAGAGTCAAGAATACCATTTGTAAGCGGTTAAGCTGATTCAGCTCGTttatctgatcttgattcaaCTTATCTTTTGTTTATACATTCTTATCTAGCATCATCTGCATTTAGTGATACTTTTTTTGGTGAGTTCGAGTTTCGGATTTGAGTCTCTGATCGTTCGATTGATAAGCAAAAATATGGACTTGAGTGGGAggaaaggtataaatagatGAAATATTCTAGATTTTGGGAAATCAACATTTCTTGTTATCGATATAATCACTTATCCCATCTTGTATTTTCATAATCATCACTGTATTACTACTATTCACAGACCATCTAGCCTTTACTGTATCAATACTCGACTGTTTACTTAAATCACATTTACATTGCTAAAAGCTAAACTGACCTATATCTCAATTCATATAACTCCgaatagaaaagaaatttaaGTAGATAAATTATACAAAATGGTTAAAGCTATTGAATCCCACCAAGAATTCAAAGACCTCGTGAGTATCCTATTCTCATCTGAACTATCCTCATTGATGACAGTATAATGCTGACATACTATTCCTTTTTTGATAGATCTCAGGTTCTCAACCAGTTGTAGTTGATTTCTGGGCAACATGGTGTGGTCCATGTAAAATGATTTCACCTCATTTCAACAAACTTGAAGAAAAATACCCAGGTGTCAAATTCgttaaagttgatgttgaagaacaAGAGGTAAGTCATAATTGCTTCGTCTATCATCCTGTCCCCGTCAATGATTTTTATACGTATCGAGGGATAATGTCACTGATTTTTCGTTCTAACTTCAACCTATATAGGAAGTTGCCAAAGAAGCTGGTATCAAAGCCATGCCAACTTTCATCGCTTACAAAGATGGTCAACCAATCGAAACTGTTACTGGTGCCGTTCCAGCTAAGCTCAACGTAAGTCTTATCTCTTCTCATATAAAGTTGTTCTTCAACAAAGCTAACACGGTTTTGATCAATAGGCTCTCCTTGAAAAAATCTCTGCTTAAACAGTAAAAAATATAGAACCATTTGAGAATAGAAGGAGAAGGGGAGACAGATAACATAACGACTTCAATCAATGCATGTTTGAAATCTAGTGAATCGTTGTTAGGTGGAAACTAATAAAGCTCAAGTGGGGATCCTGATAAGCACGGCATGACAAAGCTGAGTAATAATCGGCACTGAATTGATAAGCTCTCTGCTCATACAGTTTGTCATATGAGCTGTACATGCTAATTGACAAATAAATCTACGGGCTCCTGGTTGATTAATGATGCCGCTGTACTTCACTTTCCAAATCAGATTTATACCGCGACAGAGTATTTAACCTATAATCCATCAAAGTAATCGTTTTCTCTATACCTTCAATGACATCTTGATCTGGACCAGTATCATCATATGCTCGAGCAAAATCTATCAATCTAACTTTTGTATGACTTCTCTTCTTACTTTTGTTTTCAGAATTGTCCTTTTCACTATGGTACGGTGAACGAACAAATGGAGATGAGTTGTCTAGTTCACCATGTACAACGTAAATGGAGGAACCAGTAAATTTCATATTTGTTCTACTAACCgattctttcaattcaatcaattgtTGTCTTATATCTTTCATCGTTGAAACAGTACTTTCAATCTGATCCAGGTCATCTCTTTTCGATTGATACCCTTTGTGATTGGTACTGTAATGGTTCTTAATCGCATGACCTTTCGGTATTATCTTATCAATAGGAGAAGGAAATAATCTAATGAAAGCATCATCCAACGTGTCGCAATTCTCTCTTTGGGTATCACTTGACGATCTTTTCAATGATCTACCATATTTCTTATCTGTTCTGATTGTTGTATAGTCACCCGTTTTGGAATCTTTTATACTCGTCTACGTAAACAAAGCAATAAGACAAGAATCATCAGTAAATCAAAACTTTACAGTAAATTTGATCGTTGTCAAGATTGATACAGTACTTACATCCGCCCAAACCAATTGTACAGAATCCAAATAACTTGTACTTTCTCTTACTTTTtgcttcatctttctcattttAGCTTGCGTTGTATCTGCTGAATTGGGATTAACCATATTTCTACCTAGttttatatcaaattcagatatTGTTTCGAGTTTAAATCCATATTTCTCATTTTTCAACATTAAAGCCTAAATCATATTATCAGTCATCAGCGTATAAGAAGATGTACGATGTGCTGATATCTTATTTTTGTATAATCTCATTGCAGAATGAAATTGTCAAGTCATGGTACAGTATGTGGCAAACTTACGTTACGATGAAAATCAGAAGTATTTGTTCTTTTCAAAGTCGGTCTAGCACAAATGTTCAAATTATCCCCATCATCCAATCCGTGGTCCAATATCACTGTCACCTGACTATCAGAAAAGTGACTAGAATACGTTTCTGCCATTGTGT
Coding sequences:
- a CDS encoding 40S ribosomal protein S29; translation: MRASNTYRELSTSASSASSPSSSSSARKRDFSSISSSLTPPPSNPSSSQLAIAPKNTDEAIHILHQLCAFEHIFHEFFAVLDGLIKPPIRATSELYYDRRHLFINPITGVLAKRNDNEDTLIKMIGLISASQKELSSNKIPDYWLEKIETNFLSALSNKQVHLRSVPEFNNQAGLFVKPTVSDTATIIGLKGQSKGKSTSAAYKRAKSTGWGVKSKGDISVRGIEFVLFTFPLEIGDPDGLGFNKDLLFDETYQEQDYICLGLGMARAINHRCNNNVNWQFSRQMCFETSIIDVGCVIGKLKRKKVLLRGEQIFAFYSDLFAKTQCLCSSKKCLNRPPGYKIPTTPSLFPPSTSSSGSTPLVIRTPEPSTNPSPDIVSTVQISSMEGIHASSFSGNGTSMIDVSAEFLHDDNKSLTINITSEAESTLVQVGSVKHQQEHPTVSTSTALATKSNHLIGTNRDNPILIDCDSDEDEKDVDNENLMEICLNTDTQDADLEIISEDEWNRSKKRRENPTSQHNGNTSSKIDNDLIKNPKLVPIEIIDVTEDDEDEVQFVKVVKNQGYLELDALLDKALEIADRDPIIEFAPPIASKITIEVDIIPLDEDVQIIDDCKENKADNCKDGIVAEDKKMTRWDMVADKLKKESEELRDYKKRWNTAHSNVWFSRPRNYGKGSRQCRVCAHQAGLIRKWGLDMCRQCFREKSKQIGFTKSN
- a CDS encoding thioredoxin codes for the protein MVKAIESHQEFKDLISGSQPVVVDFWATWCGPCKMISPHFNKLEEKYPGVKFVKVDVEEQEEVAKEAGIKAMPTFIAYKDGQPIETVTGAVPAKLNALLEKISA